CAGGAAGTACCGTAGATTTGGAAAAAAGAATTGTGGAGCATCAAGAGGGGAAAGGTGCGAATCATACCAAAAAACGACTTCCGGTAAGATTAATATATGTTGAAGAATACCATAGAATTGACACGGCCTTTTATCGTGAAAAACAGGTTCAAGGTTGGTCTAGATCTAAAAAGGAAGCTTTGATTTCTGGCCAATTTGATGACCTGCCAAATCTATCAGAATGTCAAAATGATAGTATTATAAGTATTTCAAAGAAGTTGAACAATAGTGGCTTCGACTACGCTCAGCCACCGCAATCTTTACAATGGATACCAAAAAATTTGAAACCAACGCAATACGCAACCAACTAGGGCGCACCCAATATCTAGAGCATTCGGCACCTATGTTTCTGACTTCGAGCTATGTGTTTGAGGATGCTGAGGATATGCGGGCTTCCTTCGCCGAGGAAAAGGATAGGAACGTGTATTCGCGGTACTCCAACCCCAATACTTCAGAATTCATAGAAAAGGTATGCCTGATGGAAGCTGCCGAAGCAGGCTTTGCCTTTTCTTCGGGTATGGCTGCGGTATTTTCCACGTTTGCCGCACTGCTCGAGAGCGGCGACCATATTTTGTCTGCTCGAAGTGTTTTTGGGTCGACCCACTCATTGTACACCAATTTTTTTCCAAAATGGAACATAGAGACTACCTTTTTTGGAGTGGATGAAGTTGAAAAAGTGGCACAACTTGTACGGCCCAACACCAAAATCCTCTATGCCGAGTCGCCCACCAATCCCGGAGTCGATGTGCTGGATCTCGAATTTTTGGGAAAACTGGCCAAAGAGCACAACCTTATTTTTGTGGTTGACAACTGTTTTGCCTCGCCCTATTTGCAACAACCCATCAAGTTTGGGGCGCACTTGGTCATTCACTCCGGCACCAAGTTGATGGATGGTCAGGGCCGTGTGCTGGCCGGCATCACCGTGGGCCAAGCTGATTTGATAGACAAAATATATCGGTTTTCACGCATTACGGGTCCTTCGCTGTCGCCTTTCAATGCCTGGGTGCTGTCAAAGAGTTTGGAGACCTTGGCCGTAAGGGTCGATAGGCATTGTGCGAACGCTTTAACGTTGGCAGAATTTCTAGAGAGCCATGAAAAGGTGAATTGGGTGAAATATCCATTTTTAAAATCGCATCCACAATATGAACTGGCCAAAAAACAGATGAAAGCTGGTGGTTGTGTGTTGGCTTTTGAAATAAAGGGCGGACTAGAAGCGGGGCGAAAATTCTTCGACTCCATTCAGTTGTTGTCGCTCTCGGCCAACTTGGGTGATGCGCGAAGCATCGTGACGCATCCTGCTTCGACCACACATAGCAAACTGACACCTGAAGAACGAAAGTCGGTGGGCATTTCAGAGGGCATGGTTCGGGTGTCTGCTGGGCTGGAGCATATTGACGACATTATTGCCGATATCGAGCAGGCCTTGAACAATGCATAGTAACGTATGATTCCATGGCCTCTCTGCAGTATTTAGAAATCGTTTCTTTTGACCCAAAATATGCCAAAGATTTTGCACGCTTGAACATTGAGTGGCTAGATAAGTATTTTGTTGTAGAGCCCCATGACGCAGCGCTCTTGGAAAAGTGTGAGGAAACCATTATCAATCGGGGAGGGCATATTTTTTTCACTTTGGACGGGGAAACCATTATGGGCACTGTAGCGTTGATCCCCATGGCGGATGATGTCTATGAGTTGGGTAAAATGGCGGTATCTGAAGCGTATCAAGGAAGAAAGGTCGGTCAGCTATTGCTACAACATTGTATTGACTTTGGAAAAGAACAAGGCTGGAAAAAATTGGTTTTATACTCGAATACGATTCTTGAAAACGCCATACATATCTACCGGAAGTATGGTTTTGTTGAGGTGCCACTTGAGCCGAATACCACTTATCTACGGAGCAATATCAAAATGGAGCGCCCGCTATAGAGTGTTGTTCCGACCATAAATCAAAACATGGTGTCGATAGGGTTTAGGGCAAACACTGCTATTTTAACTATATTCGCATTGATGCTATCAAAGAAGACGAAATACGGACTCAAGGCCTTGACCTATCTGGCCTCCCAAGAAAATAGGGAGCCTGTTCAGATTGCTGAGATCGCGAAGCACGAGAATATTTCCCAAAAATTTTTGGAAAGCATCTTGCTCATATTGCGCCGAAACGGTTTTTTAGGCTCCAAAAAGGGTAAAGGAGGCGGTTACTACCTTATCAAAGAACCCCAAGAGATTCCGATGGCCAGCGTTATGCGCATTTTAGAGGGACCTATTGCCATGGTGCCCTGTGTAAGCCTTAATTTCTATGAAAAATGCGATGATTGCCCTGATGAAAAGACTTGCTCGGTACATAAATTGATGTTGCAGGTCAGGGATGCCAACCTGGCCGTATATCGCAATACGACCCTTGCCGATTTGATTGCTTAATTGTTTTGATCTAATTCACGAAAGCTTACCAATTCCTAAATTTTTGACACCGATTATTATTAATCTATTAAAACGATAGGGTAAATTGAAATTTTAAGAAGATTTTACGTTTTGATATTTGGGGAAATTATATTTTTGTTTCCTACTAAATCGATAGGACAATATTTTTTACTATGATAGCAGACCAAATCGTACTGGCCAACAAAGAAAAAAAGGCATCATACTCCCAAGATAAATCCTCTGAAAAACCCGTACGCAGTATTGTCAAATCTATCAGCTGGCGGGTGATCGGCACTCTCGACACCATCATAATCTCTTGGATTATTACAGGAACACTGACCCTCGCTTTTTCGATAGGGGCGGTAGAGTTGGTTACCAAAATGGTGCTATACTTTTTTCATGAACGTATTTGGAACAACATCAATTGGGGCAAATAAAACTTCAAGCCATGGCATTGACAGCACAGCAGGTAGAAAATCTAAATGCCCAATTCAAGGGTATTCCTCCCCAAGAAATCATTTCATGGGCCATCAATCACGGTCAACGGCCGGTGGTGACGACGAATTTTCGTCCGTATGAAGTGGCCATTTTACACGCAGTGGTTGACGTTGACCCGACTATACCCGTCATTTGGTGTGATACGGGCTATAACACGCCCAACACCTACAAGCATGCAGAAGAGCTGATTTCGAGGTTGGGGCTGAACATCAAATTGTACGTACCGAAACAGACAGTGGCGTACCGCGATGTGGTGATGGGCATTCCCCAGATTGATGACCCACGGCATGCCGAATTTACGGAACAGGTAAAGCTGGAACCGTTCAGACGGGCCATGGCAGCGCACCAACCCGATGTGTGGTTCACGAATCTGAGAAAAGGGCAGACGGCACTGCGTGATTCTTTGGATATTCTCAGTTTGAGCAAAGATGGCGTGTTGAAAGTGAGTCCGTTTTACTATTGGAACGATGCCCAATTGGATGCCTATTTGAAAGAATATGAATTACCCAACGAACACAATTATTTCGACCCCACCAAGGTGCTTGAAAACCGGGAGTGTGGGTTGCATACATAAGAATGAGTATTAGATACGAAGACTCAGCTCCTCCCCTTGATTAAGGGGAGGTGTCCGACGAAGGAGGACGGAGGGGTTTTCAAAAATTTAAATTTTTGATTTGAACACAATTTTGGAAGAAATAAAGACGATTGAAGCTGAAAAGCGGCTTGACAAGCCAAGGGCCAATGCGTTGGAACATGAGGCCATTTACATTATTCGAGAGGTCGCTGCCCAGTTTGAAAGGCCCGTATTGCTGTTTTCAGGAGGAAAAGATTCCATTACATTGGTACGCTTGGCGCAAAAGGCCTTTTGGCCAGCAAAGATTCCTTTTCCGTTGTTGCACATCGATACCGGGCACAACTTTCCCGAAACCATAGCCTTTCGTGATCGATTGGTAGAGGAATTGGGAGTGGAATTGATTGTGAGAAAGGTGCAGGATTCCATCGACCAAGGAAAAGTAGTGGAAGAAACGGGCAAATATGCAAGCCGAAACATATTGCAGACCACCACCTTGTTAGATGCCATTGAAGAGCTCAAGTTCGATGCCTGTATCGGTGGTGCACGCCGCGATGAGGAAAAGGCCCGTGCCAAAGAGCGTATCTTTTCGGTACGTGACGATTTTGGCCAGTGGGATGAAAAAAACCAGCGCCCCGAATTGTTCGATATGCTGAACGGGCAAATTGAGCACGGTCAAAATGTGCGGGTGTTTCCTATCAGCAACTGGACGGAATTGGACGTTTGGAGCTACATCCAAAAAGAAAATATTGAAATACCCTCCATTTACTTTGCCCATAGGCGAAAAACATTTTTACGAGATGGTCTGATATGGTCTGCCGAAGATGATGTGGTATTTAGGGCCGAAGATGAAGCAGTCGAAGAACGTACGGTACGCTTTCGAACCGTGGGCGATATGAGTTGTACGGCGGCGGTAGAGTCCACAGCGGACACCATCGACAAGGTAGTGGCCGAAATCAGGAGTTCAAAGATCTCTGAACGCGGTGCACGTATCGACGACAAACGCTCAGAGGCGGCAATGGAAAAAAGAAAACAACAAGGATATTTTTAGGCCCCTAAACCCCAAAGGGGAAATAAAAACTACGAATGATATGATTGAAAATAATTTAATTAACGGTACACATTCAGCTCCCTCTCCTTTGGAGAGGGCGGGGGGAGAGGCCATGCAAGTACTAAAAATAGCAACGGCAGGCAGTGTAGATGACGGCAAAAGCACCTTGATCGGGCGATTACTGTACGATACCAAATCATTGACCGACGACAAGTTGGAAGCCATTGAGAAGACCAGCAAACAGAAAGGGTACGATTACCTTGATTTTTCGTTGGCAACCGATGGACTGGTGGCTGAGCGAGAGCAGGGGATTACCATCGATGTGGCCCACATCTATTTTTCCACGGCGAACAAGAGCTATATCATTGCCGATACCCCTGGGCATGTCGAATATACCCGAAACATGGTCACAGGTGCTTCTACCTCTCAGGCGGCCATTATTCTGATTGATGCGCGCAAGGGAGTGATTGAGCAGACCAACAGGCATTTTTTCATCAACAACCTGTTGCGTATCAAAGACTTTGTCGTTGCAATCAATAAAATGGACCTTGTTGGTTTTTCTGAAGAAGTCTACAACGACATCAAAGCTGATTTTGAAAAGTTGATGGCAAAACGAGATTATCAAGAGCAGAAAATCACGTTTATCCCTGTGAGTGCTCTCAAAGGTGATAATGTGGTGAACCGTTCTGAAAACACCCCGTGGTATTCAGGGCAAACGCTGCTAGAGCATTTGGAAGCAATCGATTTACAAGATATCTACAACGAGGGTACACCCCGATTTCCCGTACAATATGTGATTCGTCCCAAGACGGATGAGTTCCATGATTTTCGGGGGTTTGCGGGTAAGGTCTATGGCGGTGAGCTCAGTGTGGGCGATGAGGTGGTCGTGTTGCCCTCGATGACCCGATCGAAAATCAAGAATATTTATTTCTATGATGAGGAATACCAGACCGCTCCGAGACGGTCTTCGGTGACCATTACGTTGAAAGATGAAGTGAACGTAAGCCGTGGCGATATGCTGGTCAAGGTGGGTGATTTGCCGACAATTGACAAACAGCTCACCGCCACTGTTGCCTGGATGGATGCTGAAAATCTCACCGCTGGAAGCAAGTACGTGGTACAGCATGGGGTAAACAAAGTATTGGCCAAGGTAGATGCCATAGAGCATAAGATTCACCCAGATTATTCAGGAGTGGAAGAAAATGTGGATGCATTGGAGATGAACGATATTGCCAAATTACGTCTGCGTTTGAACAATCCGATTTTTTACGATCGTTTCAAAGAGCATCGCACGAACGGTTCGTTCATTATGATCGATACACGAACCAATAACACGGCTGGCGTAGGATTCATAGAATAATACGTTTGTTGAGGATATGAAAATTTGCGAAATCTTTTTATATAAACCTATTAAATAGATAGGAAAAATAGGAATAATGCGAAGCTTTAGAACAGAAATAGAAAACCCCGTTGTTGAGAAAGACATCATTGAATTGGAGAGGAAAATCCGCCTGTTCAAAGAGGGAAACATCGATGAGGAGAAATTCCGCAGCCTACGTCTGGCAAGAGGCGTGTACGGCCAACGACAGCAGGGGGTGCAGATGATACGCATCAAGCTTCCGTATGGTAAAGTGAGCTCGAACCAATTGCTGCGCATTGCAGATGTGGCCGATGAGTATTCCACAGGACGGTTGCACATTACCACACGTCAAGATATACAGATTCATTATGTCGATTTGGAACGAACCCCAGAGCTTTGGGCACAACTTGAAAAAGATGAGGTTACGCTTCGCGAGGCCTGCGGTAACACCGTTCGCAATGTAACGGCCAGCGAAACGGCGGGTATTGATCCTGATGAACCCTTCGACGTGTCGCCCTACGCACAGGCCGTTTTTGAATACTTCCTTCGCAATCCCATCGGGCAAGAAATGGGCCGAAAGTTCAAGGTCTCGTTCTCGGCTTCCGATGCTGACACAGGCCTTTCATATATGCACGATCTTGGCTTCATCTCAAAGGTTAAAAATGGAGTGAGAGGCTTTAAGGTCATGTTGGGCGGTGGACTTGGCTCACAGCCGCGACATGCCGATACGCTGTACGAATTTCTTCCCTTCGATAAAATCATTCCCCTGATGGAAGGTGTCATTCGTGTGTTCGACCGTTACGGTGAGCGCAAGAGCCGCGCCAAGGCACGTATGAAGTTTTTGTTGAAGGATATTGGTCTGGAGGGCTTCAAACAACTTTTGGAGGAAGAGCAAAAAGCGATTCCCCACAAAACCTATCCGATTGATTTTGAAACCTATCCGAAGATATCGGTGACCGAAGCGGAAGTTCCAAAAGTTAAAATCGAGGATGGTGAAGCCTTTGAGCAATGGAAATCCACCAACATCGTTCCGCAAAAGCAAAAAGGCTACGTCGCCATCGGCATCAAAGTGCTGTTGGGCGATTTTTATACTGACAAGGCACGCAAATTGGCCAGACTGGTCGAAAGATATGCAGCTGGTGAAATCCGTTTGTCACTAAGGCAGAATATTTTAATCCCCTATGTAAAAGAAGAACTGGTTCCCTTTTTCTATCAAGAACTGAAAAAACTTGGCTTTGCCGAACCAGGCTACAACAAGGCCTTTGACATTACGGCCTGCCCAGGTACCGATACCTGTAATCTCGGTATTGCCAGTAGTACGGGCATCGCCGCTGAGTTGGAACGTATCATCAAGGCCGAATATCCGCAGTACATCAACAATCCCGATGTGGTCATCAAGATTAGCGGGTGTATGAATGCCTGCGGGCAGCACAACATGGCCCATATCGGTTTTCAGGGCATGAGCATTCGCACCAAGGATAAATTGGTCGCCCCTGCGCTACAGGTTTTGTTGGGCGGTGCCAATTTCGGCAATGGCAAAGGGCGATTTGCCGATAAAGTGGTAAAAGTTCCCAGTAAGCGTGGGCCACAGGCACTGCGCTTGATTTTGGATGATTATGAAGCGAACGGAGAAAACAAGCGATTCGAGGAGTACTACGCTGAAAAAGGCGAACACTATTTCTATGACTTATTAAAGCACCTTTCTGAGATTGAGAACCTGACCCCCGAAGATTTTATCGATTGGGGCAACACCGAAAAATACAAGAAGGAAATCGGTGTCGGCGAATGCGCAGGGGTCATCGTCGATTTGGTGGCTACCCTGTTCTTTGAGAGCCAAGAAAAGATTGAAAATGCGGAGGAGGCCCTGAAAGAAAAAAAATGGGCGGCAAGTATCTATTACTCGTACCAGTCGATGGTGAACTCGGCCAAAGCCCTACTTACGGCAGAGAAAACAAAAACGAACACACATGCAAGCATCATCAAAGATTTTGACCGCTTGTTTATTGAAACAGGAAAAATTGTGTTTACCAATTCTTTTGAGGAATTGGTATTGAAACTGAACAAAAAAGCACCGAACGAGGCATTTGCCAAAAGCTATTTGGAAGATGCCAAATGGGTCTTACAACAGTTGGAAGCCTACAGGAAACTCGAATTACAGGAAGCCTGACATCATGATAAACAATTCAAAACACCAGAGTAAGAATCATCCCCTCTTTGGGGGGACAGGAGGGGGGCTTCTTACAGTGGTAGGCGCAGGCCCTGGTAATGTTGACTTGATGACCATCAAGGGCATCAAGGCATTGCAATCGGCCAATGTGGTACTGTACGATGCACTGGTCGATGCCAATTTGTTGATGTATGCTCCACAGGCCGAACATATTTTCGTGGGCAAACGAAAGGGTTGTTACCGCTACCAACAAGAACAGATCAATGAATTGATAGTGCAAAGAGCTTCACAAGGCCTGCATGTGGTGCGGCTGAAAGGGGGCGACCCCTTTGTCTTTGGCCGTGGGGCCGAGGAAATGGAATACGCAGCCCAGCACAGATTGGAAGTTGCTGTGGTACCGGGTATTTCTTCAGCGACATCGGTTCCGGCCTTGCAGCACATTCCCGTCACCAAAAGAGGAGCTTCAGAAAGTTTTTGGGTGATAACGGGCACCACCAAAGAGCACAAATTATCAAAAGATGTGGCTTTTGCCGCCCAATCGAGTGCTACGGTCATCATCTTGATGGGCATGTCAAAATTGTCGGAGATTATGGCACTTTTCAAAAAACAGGGCAAGTCAGAAACCCCCGTGGCCATTATTCAAGAAGGTTCTACGGAGAATGAAAAAATAGGGGTCGGTACGGTTGCTTCCATTGAAAAGGAGGTCGAAGAAAAGCAGTTGTCCAATCCCGCCATCATCGTGATTGGTGAGGTGGTCAGGCATAGGGAAAAGATAAGAAACCTGACAGGTTTAAAAGCAAAGATGTAGTGGAGCGAAATAATCTGTATCCGATATTTCTTAAGACCGCACAATTGAACATTTTGATTGTGGGTGGGGGATATGTGGCCGAGGAAAAACTCCATTTTTTGACCAAATCGAGTCCAGATGCCAACGTAACCATGGTCGCTCCGAAGTTTCGTGATGCAACCATCGCTTTGGCAAGTGAATACAATGTGGCCATGGTAGATGATTTTTATGACGCAGAATATTTAAAGGGAAGACACATCGTGATTGCAGCCACCAATGTACCGAAGGTCAACAAGCAGGTATACCATGATTGCCGTGAGCGGTACATTCTGGTCAATGTGGCCGATAACCCGCCGCTCTGTGATTTCTATATGGGTGGTATCGTGACCAAGGGCAATGTGAAAGTGGCCATTTCCACCAACGGAAAATCACCGACCACGGCAAAACGGTTGCGCCAATTTTTTGAGGAAGTGATTCCTGAAGATATCGACCAAATGGTCAAGAATTTGAACAAATACCGGAAAACGATAAAGGGCGATTTTGAAGAAAAAGTGGAAAAAATGAACAAAATCACCAAGAAACTGGTTCAAAAACCATAAAAAAGAGCAAAAAAATGATAAAAACTGATATATTGATTGTGGGCGCGGGCCCAACCGGATTGTTCACCGTTTTCGAGGCGGGATTGTTGAAACTGAAGTGCCATTTGATTGATGCACTTCCACAACCAGGTGGGCAGTGTGCTGAGATTTATCCGAAGAAACCCATTTATGACATTCCAGCATATCCAGAGATATTGGCAGGCGATTTGGTCGAGCGGTTGTTGGAGCAGATCAAACCCTTTGAACCCGGATTTACACTCGGCGAGCGTGCCGAAATGTTGGAAAAACAAGATGACGGTTCTTTTATCGTGACTACGAACAAAGGCACCAAGCACCATGCTTCCGTGGTGGTCATCGCGGGCGGACTCGGTTCTTTCGAACCCCGAAAACCGTTGATTGAAAACATCGCCGATTTTGAAGATAAGGGCGTGGCCTACATGGTCAAAGACCCTGAAGTCTATCGAAACAAAAAAGTCGTCATCGCCGGTGGCGGTGATTCCGCACTGGATTGGGCCATCTACCTTACCAATGTCGCGGCCGA
This portion of the Flagellimonas lutaonensis genome encodes:
- the cysD gene encoding sulfate adenylyltransferase subunit CysD, coding for MLEEIKTIEAEKRLDKPRANALEHEAIYIIREVAAQFERPVLLFSGGKDSITLVRLAQKAFWPAKIPFPLLHIDTGHNFPETIAFRDRLVEELGVELIVRKVQDSIDQGKVVEETGKYASRNILQTTTLLDAIEELKFDACIGGARRDEEKARAKERIFSVRDDFGQWDEKNQRPELFDMLNGQIEHGQNVRVFPISNWTELDVWSYIQKENIEIPSIYFAHRRKTFLRDGLIWSAEDDVVFRAEDEAVEERTVRFRTVGDMSCTAAVESTADTIDKVVAEIRSSKISERGARIDDKRSEAAMEKRKQQGYF
- a CDS encoding DUF2061 domain-containing protein; this translates as MIADQIVLANKEKKASYSQDKSSEKPVRSIVKSISWRVIGTLDTIIISWIITGTLTLAFSIGAVELVTKMVLYFFHERIWNNINWGK
- a CDS encoding GNAT family N-acetyltransferase; amino-acid sequence: MASLQYLEIVSFDPKYAKDFARLNIEWLDKYFVVEPHDAALLEKCEETIINRGGHIFFTLDGETIMGTVALIPMADDVYELGKMAVSEAYQGRKVGQLLLQHCIDFGKEQGWKKLVLYSNTILENAIHIYRKYGFVEVPLEPNTTYLRSNIKMERPL
- a CDS encoding phosphoadenosine phosphosulfate reductase family protein, which translates into the protein MALTAQQVENLNAQFKGIPPQEIISWAINHGQRPVVTTNFRPYEVAILHAVVDVDPTIPVIWCDTGYNTPNTYKHAEELISRLGLNIKLYVPKQTVAYRDVVMGIPQIDDPRHAEFTEQVKLEPFRRAMAAHQPDVWFTNLRKGQTALRDSLDILSLSKDGVLKVSPFYYWNDAQLDAYLKEYELPNEHNYFDPTKVLENRECGLHT
- a CDS encoding trans-sulfuration enzyme family protein, with protein sequence MDTKKFETNAIRNQLGRTQYLEHSAPMFLTSSYVFEDAEDMRASFAEEKDRNVYSRYSNPNTSEFIEKVCLMEAAEAGFAFSSGMAAVFSTFAALLESGDHILSARSVFGSTHSLYTNFFPKWNIETTFFGVDEVEKVAQLVRPNTKILYAESPTNPGVDVLDLEFLGKLAKEHNLIFVVDNCFASPYLQQPIKFGAHLVIHSGTKLMDGQGRVLAGITVGQADLIDKIYRFSRITGPSLSPFNAWVLSKSLETLAVRVDRHCANALTLAEFLESHEKVNWVKYPFLKSHPQYELAKKQMKAGGCVLAFEIKGGLEAGRKFFDSIQLLSLSANLGDARSIVTHPASTTHSKLTPEERKSVGISEGMVRVSAGLEHIDDIIADIEQALNNA
- a CDS encoding sulfate adenylyltransferase subunit 1 produces the protein MQVLKIATAGSVDDGKSTLIGRLLYDTKSLTDDKLEAIEKTSKQKGYDYLDFSLATDGLVAEREQGITIDVAHIYFSTANKSYIIADTPGHVEYTRNMVTGASTSQAAIILIDARKGVIEQTNRHFFINNLLRIKDFVVAINKMDLVGFSEEVYNDIKADFEKLMAKRDYQEQKITFIPVSALKGDNVVNRSENTPWYSGQTLLEHLEAIDLQDIYNEGTPRFPVQYVIRPKTDEFHDFRGFAGKVYGGELSVGDEVVVLPSMTRSKIKNIYFYDEEYQTAPRRSSVTITLKDEVNVSRGDMLVKVGDLPTIDKQLTATVAWMDAENLTAGSKYVVQHGVNKVLAKVDAIEHKIHPDYSGVEENVDALEMNDIAKLRLRLNNPIFYDRFKEHRTNGSFIMIDTRTNNTAGVGFIE
- a CDS encoding RrF2 family transcriptional regulator; its protein translation is MLSKKTKYGLKALTYLASQENREPVQIAEIAKHENISQKFLESILLILRRNGFLGSKKGKGGGYYLIKEPQEIPMASVMRILEGPIAMVPCVSLNFYEKCDDCPDEKTCSVHKLMLQVRDANLAVYRNTTLADLIA
- the cobA gene encoding uroporphyrinogen-III C-methyltransferase; this encodes MINNSKHQSKNHPLFGGTGGGLLTVVGAGPGNVDLMTIKGIKALQSANVVLYDALVDANLLMYAPQAEHIFVGKRKGCYRYQQEQINELIVQRASQGLHVVRLKGGDPFVFGRGAEEMEYAAQHRLEVAVVPGISSATSVPALQHIPVTKRGASESFWVITGTTKEHKLSKDVAFAAQSSATVIILMGMSKLSEIMALFKKQGKSETPVAIIQEGSTENEKIGVGTVASIEKEVEEKQLSNPAIIVIGEVVRHREKIRNLTGLKAKM
- a CDS encoding HEPN domain-containing protein → MRSFRTEIENPVVEKDIIELERKIRLFKEGNIDEEKFRSLRLARGVYGQRQQGVQMIRIKLPYGKVSSNQLLRIADVADEYSTGRLHITTRQDIQIHYVDLERTPELWAQLEKDEVTLREACGNTVRNVTASETAGIDPDEPFDVSPYAQAVFEYFLRNPIGQEMGRKFKVSFSASDADTGLSYMHDLGFISKVKNGVRGFKVMLGGGLGSQPRHADTLYEFLPFDKIIPLMEGVIRVFDRYGERKSRAKARMKFLLKDIGLEGFKQLLEEEQKAIPHKTYPIDFETYPKISVTEAEVPKVKIEDGEAFEQWKSTNIVPQKQKGYVAIGIKVLLGDFYTDKARKLARLVERYAAGEIRLSLRQNILIPYVKEELVPFFYQELKKLGFAEPGYNKAFDITACPGTDTCNLGIASSTGIAAELERIIKAEYPQYINNPDVVIKISGCMNACGQHNMAHIGFQGMSIRTKDKLVAPALQVLLGGANFGNGKGRFADKVVKVPSKRGPQALRLILDDYEANGENKRFEEYYAEKGEHYFYDLLKHLSEIENLTPEDFIDWGNTEKYKKEIGVGECAGVIVDLVATLFFESQEKIENAEEALKEKKWAASIYYSYQSMVNSAKALLTAEKTKTNTHASIIKDFDRLFIETGKIVFTNSFEELVLKLNKKAPNEAFAKSYLEDAKWVLQQLEAYRKLELQEA
- a CDS encoding precorrin-2 dehydrogenase/sirohydrochlorin ferrochelatase family protein, translating into MERNNLYPIFLKTAQLNILIVGGGYVAEEKLHFLTKSSPDANVTMVAPKFRDATIALASEYNVAMVDDFYDAEYLKGRHIVIAATNVPKVNKQVYHDCRERYILVNVADNPPLCDFYMGGIVTKGNVKVAISTNGKSPTTAKRLRQFFEEVIPEDIDQMVKNLNKYRKTIKGDFEEKVEKMNKITKKLVQKP
- a CDS encoding GIY-YIG nuclease family protein — protein: MKGYLYILECADGGYYTGSTVDLEKRIVEHQEGKGANHTKKRLPVRLIYVEEYHRIDTAFYREKQVQGWSRSKKEALISGQFDDLPNLSECQNDSIISISKKLNNSGFDYAQPPQSLQWIPKNLKPTQYATN